In the Colwellia sp. 20A7 genome, one interval contains:
- a CDS encoding IS3 family transposase (programmed frameshift) — protein MTTRKKYSKEFKLDAISLVRDQNISISEASRNLGIGNQMLGRWIKEAENEDGQDFRGNGKLTPDQEENRQLKAQVKRLEMEPRYIKKSDGLLCKRNEVKYSFITHHKKIWSVVLMCRVLGVKTNNYYSYQKRNTNKTNDATHQEMIELVKDIAKFSDNTYGERRIKAVLNALSFPISRWKVAKLMKEANVWVRYKKKYKVTTNSAHNKPLYKNELEQNFTTEQANQAFVGDITYIWTAEGWLYLAVVIDLYSRKVVGWSMDSRMKAQLVCDALTMAIWQRSPEKGLIVHSDQGVQYASHQYRQLLNNNGFIGSMSKKGCCWDNAVAESFFGSLKQERVHWKNYETRYEAQQDIMNYITMWYNSNRLHSYLGYQSPNDFELKINELEKVA, from the exons ATGACAACACGTAAAAAATATTCCAAGGAATTTAAACTTGATGCTATCTCTTTAGTCAGAGATCAAAACATTAGTATTTCTGAAGCTAGCAGGAATCTAGGGATTGGAAATCAAATGCTCGGCCGCTGGATCAAAGAAGCTGAAAATGAAGATGGTCAAGATTTTCGAGGTAATGGAAAACTGACACCCGATCAAGAAGAAAATCGTCAATTAAAAGCGCAAGTCAAACGCCTAGAAATGGAGC CGCGATATATTAAAAAAAGCGACGGTCTTCTTTGCAAAAGAAACGAAGTAAAATATTCGTTTATTACCCATCATAAGAAGATCTGGTCAGTGGTATTAATGTGCCGCGTATTGGGTGTGAAAACTAATAATTATTATAGTTATCAGAAACGTAATACAAATAAAACAAATGATGCAACACATCAAGAAATGATTGAGTTAGTAAAGGATATTGCCAAATTCAGTGACAATACTTATGGCGAAAGGCGTATTAAAGCGGTACTGAATGCTTTGAGTTTTCCTATCAGTCGATGGAAAGTAGCCAAATTAATGAAAGAGGCAAATGTTTGGGTTCGCTATAAAAAGAAATATAAAGTCACTACTAATAGTGCTCACAATAAGCCACTTTATAAAAATGAACTTGAACAAAACTTTACCACAGAGCAAGCAAATCAAGCATTTGTCGGTGATATTACTTACATTTGGACAGCAGAAGGTTGGCTCTATTTAGCCGTTGTTATTGACTTGTACTCTCGTAAAGTTGTTGGTTGGAGCATGGATTCAAGAATGAAAGCTCAACTTGTCTGTGATGCACTAACAATGGCTATTTGGCAAAGAAGCCCTGAGAAAGGACTTATTGTTCATTCCGATCAAGGTGTTCAATACGCAAGTCACCAGTATAGACAATTACTCAATAACAATGGCTTTATTGGTAGTATGAGTAAAAAGGGTTGCTGTTGGGATAATGCCGTTGCCGAAAGCTTCTTTGGCAGCCTAAAGCAAGAGCGTGTTCACTGGAAAAATTATGAAACACGCTATGAAGCTCAACAAGATATAATGAATTACATAACCATGTGGTACAACAGTAACCGACTACACTCTTACTTAGGGTATCAAAGCCCTAATGATTTTGAATTGAAAATTAATGAGTTAGAAAAAGTAGCTTAA
- a CDS encoding PhnA domain-containing protein has product MPSENALKQRSNNSCELCTSTNNLSVYPVPPTSDLSAQQCVYICDTCQKQIDGEAELDMNHWRCLNDSMWNQEPAVQVISYRMLHKLSAESWAQDALDMIYMEDDVKTWAEQGIAAEQREGPTRDSNGAELNDGDDVTLIKDLKVKGANFTAKQGTLVRGITLTDNPEHIEGKVNGTRIVLVSAYLKKA; this is encoded by the coding sequence ATGCCTAGCGAAAATGCATTAAAACAACGTAGTAATAATAGCTGTGAACTTTGTACATCAACAAACAATCTTTCGGTATACCCTGTACCACCAACGAGTGATTTAAGCGCACAACAATGTGTTTATATTTGCGATACTTGTCAAAAGCAAATTGACGGTGAAGCTGAATTAGATATGAATCACTGGCGTTGTTTAAATGACAGCATGTGGAACCAAGAGCCTGCTGTACAAGTAATATCTTATCGTATGTTGCATAAGTTATCAGCTGAAAGTTGGGCGCAAGATGCATTAGACATGATTTATATGGAAGATGATGTAAAAACTTGGGCAGAACAAGGTATTGCAGCGGAGCAACGTGAAGGTCCGACACGTGATAGCAATGGTGCTGAGTTAAATGACGGTGATGATGTTACTTTGATCAAAGACTTAAAAGTTAAAGGCGCCAACTTTACGGCAAAACAAGGTACTCTAGTACGTGGTATCACGTTAACAGATAATCCAGAACATATTGAAGGCAAAGTAAATGGTACGCGCATAGTACTTGTTTCAGCCTATTTAAAGAAAGCTTAA
- the sstT gene encoding serine/threonine transporter SstT — MTTHSTIEKKSAFTKLNALGLVPQIIVAIILGITLAVLAPEVAISFSILGSLFVNALKAVAPILVLVLVASSIANQKINSDAKLKPIVGLYLLGTLCAAFVAVVLSFIFPTTLTLDIASASANPPQGLGEVLSTLAFKVVENPISAIVNGNFIALLAWGLGLGFSLKQANEQTKTMVHDFSEAISSIVRIVIRFAPIGIFGLVANTIATTGFSALAEYSHLVVILLAAMLIIALVVNPLIVFIIMGKNPYPLIFTCLRESGITAFFTRSSAANIPVNMALCKKLDLHEDTYSVSIPLGATINMAGAAITITVLTLAAANSLNIDVDFGTAILLSIVASISACGASGVAGGSLLLIPLACNLFGINNDIAMQVVAIGFIIGVIQDSAETALNSSTDVVFSAAASHNITK; from the coding sequence ATGACAACCCATTCCACTATAGAAAAAAAATCAGCTTTTACCAAACTAAACGCATTAGGTTTAGTACCTCAAATAATAGTAGCTATTATATTAGGTATAACACTTGCTGTACTAGCACCAGAAGTAGCAATTTCCTTTTCAATTCTTGGTAGCTTATTTGTTAATGCACTTAAAGCAGTAGCGCCAATTTTAGTATTAGTACTGGTAGCCTCAAGTATTGCTAATCAAAAAATAAACAGTGATGCTAAATTAAAGCCAATTGTCGGTTTATATCTACTCGGTACTCTTTGTGCCGCTTTTGTTGCAGTAGTACTAAGCTTTATATTTCCTACCACTTTAACTTTAGATATAGCGAGCGCGAGTGCTAACCCACCACAGGGCTTAGGTGAAGTATTATCAACCTTAGCTTTTAAAGTGGTAGAAAATCCAATTAGCGCCATTGTGAATGGAAATTTTATTGCTTTATTAGCCTGGGGACTTGGCTTAGGATTCTCACTTAAACAGGCGAATGAACAAACAAAAACAATGGTGCATGATTTCAGTGAAGCAATATCAAGCATTGTGCGCATTGTTATTCGTTTTGCTCCTATCGGTATTTTTGGCTTGGTTGCTAATACAATTGCTACCACCGGATTTTCAGCACTTGCTGAATATAGCCACCTCGTTGTAATTTTACTTGCTGCAATGTTGATTATTGCCTTAGTGGTGAATCCATTAATTGTATTTATTATTATGGGGAAAAACCCATATCCATTAATATTTACTTGTCTTCGTGAATCTGGCATCACCGCATTTTTTACTCGCAGCTCTGCTGCAAATATTCCGGTAAATATGGCGTTGTGTAAAAAGTTAGATTTACACGAAGATACTTATTCTGTATCAATCCCTTTAGGCGCAACCATCAATATGGCAGGTGCAGCCATAACTATTACAGTATTAACCTTAGCTGCAGCTAATAGCTTAAATATTGATGTAGATTTTGGCACGGCTATCTTATTATCAATAGTGGCTTCTATTTCAGCCTGCGGTGCATCAGGTGTTGCTGGTGGCTCATTATTACTAATACCATTAGCCTGTAATTTATTTGGTATTAATAATGACATTGCTATGCAAGTTGTTGCGATTGGCTTTATTATTGGTGTTATTCAAGATTCAGCTGAAACAGCGCTTAATAGCTCTACTGATGTGGTATTTTCTGCGGCCGCTTCTCACAACATCACAAAATAG
- the tilS gene encoding tRNA lysidine(34) synthetase TilS, giving the protein MHPIESALLNTISKHPEMPLVIAYSGGVDSQVLLHAIASLTKTSSSAQSISNPVMVCHVNHGLSDNALSWQAFAEQSCLSLNLPLKICQVNVQSQAQKSLESLARDARYQALRSIYQVPSLIITGHHSDDQAETFLLALKRGSGLKGLSAMGRESKQGKDLLLRPLLSISRADIVDYANINDLIWVEDESNADTRFDRNFIRNDIMPLLTKRWPSITSTINRSSEHCREGQLLLDELAADDLSVSLNDSKSLIVASLTLLSQKRFNNLIRYFLAQNKCLMPSTEQLAQLYQQLNAETDKNPVVKVGDNVIRRYKGILYLTADFTDISDWHTDIVFNDSKTEVFLPDNLGKLHFFKTTFEDATQGSQRIIMPKNGQKVTVRFNHNNPNCLPDYRNHSRSVKKILQELDIPVWQRKRIPFLYYDDVLVVAIGYFVCQNYVPKALTPNDTEFQEDKSNLTIAWIS; this is encoded by the coding sequence ATGCATCCGATAGAGTCCGCACTGTTAAATACCATCAGTAAACACCCAGAAATGCCATTGGTAATTGCTTACAGTGGTGGCGTTGACTCGCAAGTTTTATTACATGCAATAGCATCGTTAACAAAAACATCATCTTCAGCACAATCTATCTCTAATCCCGTAATGGTATGTCATGTTAACCATGGTTTAAGCGACAATGCATTATCTTGGCAAGCTTTTGCTGAACAATCGTGTTTATCACTTAATTTACCATTAAAAATATGTCAGGTTAATGTGCAGTCACAAGCACAAAAATCGTTAGAATCTTTAGCGCGTGATGCAAGGTATCAAGCTTTACGTTCCATTTATCAAGTACCTTCATTGATCATTACCGGTCACCATAGTGACGATCAAGCAGAAACCTTTTTACTTGCCCTTAAACGTGGCTCTGGTTTAAAAGGATTATCTGCTATGGGCAGGGAGAGTAAACAGGGGAAAGATTTATTATTACGCCCATTGTTATCAATATCTCGAGCCGACATTGTCGATTATGCGAATATTAATGATTTAATCTGGGTTGAAGACGAGTCAAATGCAGATACTCGTTTTGATCGAAATTTTATTCGCAATGATATTATGCCACTTTTAACGAAGCGTTGGCCTAGTATTACGAGTACCATTAACCGAAGTAGTGAGCATTGTCGAGAAGGGCAATTATTACTTGATGAATTAGCGGCGGATGATCTTAGCGTTTCTCTAAATGATAGTAAAAGCTTAATTGTTGCGTCGTTAACGCTATTATCTCAAAAACGCTTTAATAACTTAATTCGTTATTTTTTAGCTCAAAATAAATGTTTAATGCCAAGTACTGAACAGCTAGCTCAGTTATATCAACAGCTTAATGCAGAAACAGATAAAAACCCTGTAGTGAAAGTTGGGGATAATGTGATTCGTCGTTATAAAGGAATTTTATATTTAACCGCTGATTTTACGGATATTAGCGATTGGCATACTGATATAGTTTTTAACGATTCTAAAACAGAAGTTTTCCTACCCGATAATTTAGGTAAATTACATTTTTTTAAAACAACTTTTGAAGATGCTACTCAAGGATCACAACGAATTATTATGCCAAAAAATGGACAAAAAGTGACAGTTCGCTTTAACCATAATAATCCTAATTGCTTACCTGATTATAGAAACCATTCGCGCAGTGTAAAAAAAATACTTCAAGAGTTAGATATTCCAGTTTGGCAACGGAAAAGGATCCCTTTTTTATATTATGATGATGTATTAGTTGTCGCGATTGGTTATTTTGTTTGTCAGAACTATGTTCCTAAGGCATTAACACCAAATGATACTGAGTTTCAAGAAGACAAGTCTAACTTAACAATTGCTTGGATTAGTTAA
- the accA gene encoding acetyl-CoA carboxylase carboxyl transferase subunit alpha: MSLNFLDFEQPIAELDAKIEELQLVNSGQELDLDLEDQISQLREKNREQTKKIFANLDPWQTARVARHPQRPYTLDYLPRVFTEFDELAGDRAYADDSAIVGGTARLDGRAVMIIGHQKGRSTTEKVKRNFGMPRPEGYRKALRLMKMAERFNMPIITFIDTPGAYPGIGAEERGQSEAIATNLKVMARLSVPIICTVIGEGGSGGALAIGVGDRVNMLQYSTYAVISPEGCASILWKTAAKASTAAEAMGITAQRIKELGLIDNIVEEPLGGAHRDMDYMAAMLKESLKSNLAELDLLDKDQLVESRYDKLMSFGYC, from the coding sequence ATGTCATTAAATTTTTTAGATTTCGAACAACCTATTGCTGAACTTGATGCAAAAATAGAAGAGCTTCAGCTCGTTAATTCAGGCCAAGAGCTAGATCTTGATTTAGAAGATCAAATTTCCCAGTTGCGCGAAAAGAATAGAGAACAAACCAAAAAGATTTTTGCCAACTTAGACCCTTGGCAAACGGCACGAGTTGCTCGTCATCCACAACGTCCTTATACGTTAGACTATTTACCACGTGTATTTACTGAGTTTGATGAATTAGCTGGCGATAGAGCTTATGCTGATGATAGTGCCATTGTTGGTGGTACTGCGCGTTTAGATGGCAGAGCTGTGATGATTATTGGTCATCAAAAAGGTCGTTCAACAACCGAAAAAGTTAAGCGTAACTTTGGTATGCCTCGTCCTGAAGGATATAGAAAAGCATTACGTTTAATGAAAATGGCAGAACGTTTCAATATGCCAATTATTACTTTTATTGATACTCCCGGTGCTTATCCTGGCATTGGTGCAGAAGAGCGCGGTCAAAGTGAAGCAATTGCGACTAACTTAAAAGTAATGGCGCGTTTATCTGTTCCAATTATTTGTACTGTTATCGGTGAAGGTGGCTCTGGTGGCGCGTTAGCTATTGGTGTTGGTGATAGAGTTAATATGTTGCAATATTCGACTTATGCTGTAATTTCACCAGAAGGTTGTGCATCTATTCTTTGGAAAACTGCAGCTAAAGCATCAACAGCAGCAGAAGCTATGGGTATTACCGCCCAACGTATTAAAGAATTAGGATTAATTGATAATATCGTGGAAGAGCCATTAGGTGGCGCGCATCGCGACATGGATTATATGGCAGCAATGCTAAAAGAATCATTGAAAAGCAACCTAGCTGAATTAGATCTGTTAGATAAAGATCAGCTAGTTGAAAGTCGATATGACAAGTTAATGTCATTTGGTTACTGCTAA